The Streptomyces sp. NBC_00569 genomic sequence GCACGGCGGCCGGCTCCGTCGCGGGCACCGGCCCCGTGATCACCGTCGGCTCGAAGCAGTTCACCGAGTCGTGGGTGATGGGCGAGCTGTACGCGCAGATCCTCACGGCCCGTGGCTTCCAGGTGGTCCTCAAGTCGAACATCGGCAGCGCCGACATCATCGACCGAGCGCTGCGCAGCCACCAGATCGACCTCTATCCCGAGTACACGGGTGTCATCCTCCAGACGTTCGCGATGCCGAAGCGGATGCCGGTCACGGCGCACGGAACGTACGAGGCGGCGAAGAGGTTCGAGGAGGGGCGCGGTCTCACCCTGCTGAGACCCACCCCGTTCCAGAACCGCAACGCGGTCGCCGTGCGCACCTCCGACGCCCGCAAGCACGGGCTGCGGACCGTCGGTGATCTGCGCCGGATGGGGCGGATCTCGTACGCCGAGTACCCCGACAACATCACGGGCCCGCTCGGCTACGACGCCGTCGTCAAGGCGTACCGGCTCTCCGCCATGAAGGTCAGGCCGCTCAACATCGGCCTGCAGTACCCGGCGCTCAAGAACGGTGACGTGGACGCCGCCGACGTCTTCACCACCGACCCCCAGCTGCGGCGCTACGACTTCACCGTCCTGGAGGACGACCAGGCGATCTTCGGCTTCCAGAACGTGTCGCCGGTGGTGCGGCGCTCGCTCGTCGAGCGGTACGGCCGCCGGCTCACCGAGCCGCTCGACGCGGTGAACGCGCTGCTCACCGAGAAGGCCATGCAGGCGCTGAACGAGGCCGCCGCCATGATGCGACTGAGCCCGGCGAAGGTCGCCGACCGATTCCTGCGCGCCAACGACCTGAAGTGACCGAGGAGCCCACGATCATGCAGAGCGCTGCCGACATCGTCTTCGACGCGGCCACCAAGACCTACGCGGGCTCCGCCGAACCCGCCGTGGACGCACTGTCCCTGACCGTCCCGGCCGGGGAGATCTGCGTCCTGCTCGGGGCGTCCGGCTGCGGCAAGACGACCGCACTCACCCTCGTCAACCGGCTCACAGAGCTGACGTCCGGCGACATCCGCATCGACGGGCGCAGCATCCGCGATCAGGACGTCATCGAACTGCGGCGCTCCATCGGCTACGTCATCCAACAGGCGGGGCTCTTCCCGCACATGACGATCGAGGAGAACATCGCGACGGTCCCGCAGGTGCTCGGCTGGAAACGCTCACGGACCGCCGACCGCGTCCGCGAACTGCTCGAACTGGTCGGCCTTCCCCACAAGGAGTACGCGGACCGCCATCCCGCCCAGCTGTCCGGCGGGCAGCGCCAACGCGTCGGCATCGCACGGGCGTTGGCGGCGGACCCGCCGATCATGCTGATGGACGAGCCGTTCGGCGCGCTGGACCCGGTGACGCGCGAGCACATGCAGGACGAGTTCCTGCGGCTGCACGAACAGGTCCGCAAGACCACGCTGTTCGTGAGCCACGACATCGACGAGGCCGTCCGCATGGGCGACCGCGTGGCGATCCTCGCCAAGGGCGGAAGGCTCCTCCAGTACGACTCCCCCGAACGCATCCTGCGCGAGCCCGCCGACGACTACGTGGCGCGTTTCGTCGGCACGGACCGCGGTCTCAAGGCACTGACGCTGCGCAGCCTCGGCGAGCTGAAGCTCGACCCGGCGACCGGCGACGACGAGGCGTCGCTCCGCACCGGCGACACCCTGCGGACCGCGCTGTCGGCGCTGCTCGCGGGAGGCGCCGAGCGGCTGCCGGTCGCGGACGAGTCGGGGAAGACCGTCGGCAGCGTGACCGTGGACCTCATCAGGGAGGCGGCGTGAGTTCCACCCTGCTCGCGGCGGCCGGCCCGCAGCCGGTCATCCCCGACTTCGGCACGGTCAGTTCCTGCGTGCGCGACAACGGCCTGTTCTGCGTCGACTGGTTCACCGCCAACTTCTCCAGCATGTTCGGGCCGGCGCTCGTCCAGCATGTGCGGCTCACGGTGATCGCGGTCGGTGTCGGCTTCCTCATCGCGTTTCCGCTGGCGCTGCTCGCGCACTTCCGGCGCCGTCTGGTGAAGCCGCTCGGCGGTCTGACCTCGTTCCTCTACACGATCCCGCCGATGGCCCTGTTCACGCTGCTCGTCCCGGTGTTCGGCCTGTCCGTGCTCACCGCGGAGATCGCGCTGGTGTCGTACACGCTGATGGTGCTGTTCAAGTCGTCGCTGACGGGCCTCGGCGAAGTGCCGGAGGAGGTGCGCCGGGCGGGCGAGGGCATGGGGCTCACGCGGCGCGAGGTCCTCTGGCGCATCGAACTCCCGCTGGCTCTGCCCGCGGTGATCAGCGGGCTGCGCGTGGCGACGGTGACCACGATCAGCGTGGTGGAGGTCGCCGCGTTCATCATCGACCAGGGGCTCGGCTCGCCGATCATCCAGGGCCTTCAGTCGCCGTTCAACACCCAGTTCATCGGGGCCGGGCTGCTGGCCGTCGCGCTCGCGCTGGCGGCGGACGGACTGATCGTGCTGGTGGGACGGCTGCTCACGCCGTGGGCCCGGACGCGGAGGACCGTCTGATGCACACCTTCTTCGCCAGTTTCTCGTTCATGGCCGACCACTTCGGGCTCCTGGCCGACCGCACGGTGGACCATCTGAAGCTGTCGGCCGCCGCCGTCGCGGTGGCCCTCGTCCTCGCCCTCCCGCTCGGCGTGTGGCTCGGCCACCGTGGAAAGGGTTCCTTCCTCACCGTCAGCATCTCCAACATCGGCCGTGCGCTGCCGTCGCTGGCGCTCATCGCGATCTTCCTCGGGCTGCTCGGCATCGGATTCGTCAATGTGCTGACGGCACTGGTGGTGATGGCGGTCCCACCGGTGCTCACCCACGCGTATCTCTCGGTGGAGCAGGTGGACCCGGACCTGGTGCGCGCGGGACGCGGCATGGGCCTGACCGAGTGGCAGATCCTCACCCGCATCGAACTGCCCCTGGCCCTGCCGGTGCTCTTCACCGGTATCAGGATCGCGGCGGTGTACGTCATCTCCAGTGCGACCCTGGCCGCGGTCGCCGGCGGCGGCGGACTCGGCGACATCATCCTGAACCAGGTGTCGTACGGTCTGTCGGGGGTGATCGCCGCCGCTCTGTGGGTGGCGGTACTGGCGCTGGCCGCGGACGCCCTGTTCGGAGCGCTGCGCAACCGGCTCACCCCGCGCGGGGTCCTCGCGGGACGGAGTGCGTGACCGACGCACCACTGCCGGGCCGAACAGGCGGTGTGAACGCGTCCGTGTGGGGCGGAGACGGTCCGCCGAGAGGAGGGACTAGGCGGGGGCCGGCCGCCATGTCGGCGAGCGGCCCAGGACTGCGACGATCTCGTCCAGCCGGGATTCGTGGTCGGCCGTGACCGCCGGCGCGAAGGCCGCACCCGGGCCGCGGCGCGCCTCCCCTCCGGGCACCGCCCGCGCCACGGCGAGTGCCGCGTCGAGGAGTTCGGGGTCGAACGTCACCGTGTGCCCCAGCGTCCGCGCCACGTCCCAGGAGTGCACGACGTAGTCGATGAAGTGGAAGCTGACGGCCTGTGCTCCCGGGAACGGTCCGCCGTCGCGGATCTCCGGGAGGGGGAACGCCCGCTCCGTCACCCCGTCTGCGGCGAAGGCCTCAAGGACGTGCCGGGCGGCCTCGCGGTACGTCCCGACGGGGTCGTCGCCGAGTGGGCGCGGCCGCCACACCGCGATGTCCCCCTCGCCGCGCGAGGCCGCCGCGAATCCGTGGTGCTGCGCGGTCATGTGGCCGAGGAGCTCACGCAGCGTCCACCCGGCGCACGGCGTCGGCCTGGTCAGGTCCCCTGCCGTCGCCCGCGCCACCACGTCGACGCTCGCACGCACCGCTTCCGCGTCGAGCGCGACCAGATCCTTATTCGTAGGCATGTGCTTATCATCAGCCTGCGCCTATCACATGTCAACGTCTATCATCGGCGCGTGATGGCCAAGAACGGCGGACGCCGCGACCTCGCCGCGATGCTGCAGCCCCTGATGCGGTCCCTCATCGCCGCCGAGCTGCCGGTGCTCGCGTCGCACGGGATCTCGATGTGGGGATACGTCGTCCTCAGCGCCCTGGACGACGGCCCCGTCCGCACCCAGGCCGCGCTCGCGACGGCGATCGGCGCCGACAAGACCCGGATCATCTCCACGCTGGACACGCTGCAGGAGTCCGGTCTGATCTCCCGCACCCCGGACCCGCACGACCGCCGGGTCCGGCTCCTCTCCATCACCGACGACGGGCGGCGCGTGCGCCGGTCCGCGCAGACCGACATCCACGCGCACGAGGACCGCCTCCTGGCCCGGCTCCCCGCGGCCGACCGCCGGGTCTTCCTCGACGCGGTCCACACCCTCACCCCGGATGCGGACGCGCCCTAGTCGGCATCAGCCCCCAGGTGTCCGAGAACCGAGCGCACCGCCCGGTCCACCGCGTCACGTGACGCGTCGGTGGGGTCGATCGTCTCGAATCCGTGGTGTCCGAGCGGCACGTCGATCACCTCGAGGGCGGCGCCGCAGTCCTCGGCCGCGGATACGAACTCCTCGACCGTCACCGCGATTTCGGGGCGTTCGAGCCCCACGCGCGTCAGCACGATCGGCAGCCGCCCCGCACCGCGCACCGCCGTCGCCGGGCGGAACCGGGTGTCGGCGAGCCCCCAGCCCGGCAGCGGCGCGAGAATCGGGTACGAGGCCGCCACACACCGCAGCCAGGACGGCGGCGCCGCGAGCCAGTCGGCCGCGAGAAGCCCGCCGGCGGAGACGAACCACAACGCGACTCGCCCTCCGTCCACCCGTGGATCGGCCCGTACGAGCTCGATCGCCCCGGCGATGTCCTCGGCGGCCCGCCCGTACGCGGTCAGCTCGTGGAGCCGGTGGTCCACGGTCACGCCGACGGCTCCCAGGTTCGCCACGTACTGCGCATAGCCCACGAAGGCGGGCCAGTCGCGCGGTGTCGGACGGGTACCGGCCGGCACCGGTCCGCCGTGGACGAACACCACGGCCGGCCGGGGACCGTCGGCGTCGGGCAGATGCAGGTCGACGCGACCGGTCCGCTCCCGGGGCCGCTCCTCGACGTCCATGAGGAACGGCCGGAGATGCGCGGGCCGCTCGCGCACGGTGGCCACCCGGTGCCCCTTCCCCGCGGCGGCCCTGAGCAGGACGTCCACGAGCTCACGCGGAGCGGAGAGCATCGGCCAGTGCCCGGTGTCGAGTTCGAAGAGGGTGACGCCCAGCTCGGCGAGCGCCCGGGACGCGGGATCACCCAAGGCCGCCATCGCCTCGACCACGGCGATGCTCGACCCGTTGGCCGTGCACAGGACGCCGGTCGTCGGCAGTCCGGCGGCCGCGCCGGACAGCCGCAGCGGCTGCGTGAGCGTGGGCAGGGGCTGAGGAGCGGCCAGCTCGGTCAGCCGCGCCAGGGCCTCGCCCGGGAGGCCGGCGACGCTGCCCCAGCGCTGCCACTCCTCCCCCGTCGGCGCGGGCAGCGTCCCGGCGCTGTTCTCCTGGGCCAGGCTCCGCACGCGCTCGCGGACCGTCTGGTCGGGCACCAGCTCGAGAGCCGGGTCGCCGTCCTCGGGGATGCCGACATCTACGTGGACGATCCTGGAGATCCGCCCGGGGCGCCGGTCCGCGGCACCGCGCACCGGGTGGATGCCGTAGCAGTGGCCGACGAGGACCACGTCCTGCCCCTCGACCCGGTCGATCAGCCGGACCAGCTCCTCGATGTGCGCCTCCAGGTCCGCGCCCGGCACCGCCGCACCACCGCCGTCCTCCATGCCGGTCAGCGTCACTTCGTACGCCCGCGCCCCCGAGTCCCGCAGCCCGGCGGCCACTTGCCGCCATACCCAGCCGCCGGTGTGGGCCCCCGCCACCAGAATGAATGCCGTCATGGCCGTCTCCTCCCGCGCCGTGGTCCGCGGACGGCCACAGCGGCCGTCCGCGCTCGCCGGTACCGTAGGAACTCCCCCTGAGGGAGGTTCAAGCCGTGCCCGCCGACAGCATGTGGTCCATCGGTGAGCTCGCCGAGCGCGCGGGCGTCACCGTCAAGACGGTCCGCTTCTACTCGGACCGCGGTCTGCTGCCCGAAGGCCCCCGCAGTACGGGCGGCCATCGCCGGTACGGGCCCGAGGCGCTCGACCGGCTCCGCGTCATCCGCTCCCTGCGCGCCCTCGGCCTGCCGGTGCCGGACGTGCGCCGCGTCCTGGGAGAGGAGGGCGGACTGAACGGCGCTCTTGAGGACGTCGTCGCGGGGCAGTTGCGGGGCATCGGCTCTCAACTGGCCGCGCTGCGCTGGCGGGAGGCCGCGCTTCAGCTCCTCCAGGACTGCACGCCCGCCGAGCGCGCCGAGCGGCTGCTGCTCGTCGGCGCGATGTCCGCCCCGCCCAGCACGGCCGCACCGGCCCGCTTCTGGCGCCGGTGGCTGCCGCCCCGCATGCCCGCGCGGGTCGTCTCCACCGTCCTCGACCAGGCCGTGCCGCAGCCTCCGCCGGACCCGACTCCGGCCCACGTCCTGACCTTCGCCCGGCTGCACGCCTTCACCTCGCGTTCCTGCGAGGGCGGCGACCGCGGCCAGCCGGCGGCCCATCGTACGGAAGGCGGGTTCCGCCCCGGGGTGCTCTACGAGGGGCTCAGCGAGGCCTACGCACTGGCGTCGCCACACCTGTGCGACCGGCGGTCACCCCGGGAGGGAGAGGCCCTGGACTGCTTCGTCTCCGCCTACGCCGCCTCACGGGGCGTACGTGACACCCCCGCGTTCCGCCGTGCGCTCAGTGGGGTGCTGGCGGCGGATCCGCGGATCGACCACTACTGGCAGCTCGTCGCCGAGCTGACCGGTCCTTCGCGGCCGACGCCGGGGGCCGCCCACGACTGGCTCTGCGCCGCGCTCGACGCCCAGGTCGGACGTCGGGCCGCGGGGGGCCGACGGGCAGCCGCCGCCGGTTAATCGCTGGGCCGGCGGCCTCGGTGTCCGTATCTTTGCGCAACGGCAGACGCACTGTGCGGCTCGACGCGGAAGGCTCCCATGTGTGCTCGTAAGTTGCGGCCCGAAGAGACGGACATCGACGCCCCGTTGGTGCGCCGGCTCATCGACGCGCAGTTCCCGCAGTGGGCCGGTCTGCCGCTCACCGAGGTCGTCTCGGCCGGTACGTCCAACGCCATGTACCGCCTCGGCGAGGACATGGCCGTACGGCTCCCGCGCCTTGCGGGCTCCGCGCAGGACGTGGACAAGGAACACCGCTGGCTGCCCGTGCTCGCCGCAGCGCTCCCCGTGGCCGTCCCCATGCCACTGGGCAAGGGAACTCCCGGCGAGGGCTACCCATGGCCGTGGTCCGTCTACCGCTGGCTCGACGGCGCCAACCCCGCCCCGGGCCACACCTCGGAACCAGCCCTGCTGGCAGAGGACTTGGGGGAGTTCGTCACCGTGCTCCAGGGGGTCGATCCCACCGATGGCCCCGCCTCCTACCGCAGCGAGCCGCTGGCGGAGCGGGACGAGGTGACGCGTTCGGCGATCAACGAGCTGCGGGCGGAGCTGGACGGGGACGGGGCGAGGGCCGTCTGGGAGTCGGCCCTGGGAGCCCGCGGGTGGGCCGGGCCCGCCGTGTGGATCCACGCGGACCTGCAGCCCGGGAACGTGCTCGTCGCGGACGGGCGGCTCAGCGCCGTCATCGACTTCGGATGCCTGGGTCTGGGCGACCCGGCGGTCGACCTGATCGCGGCGTGGTACCTGCTGCCCGCCGGTGCGCGCGAGGTCTTCCGCAGCGGTTCGGGCGCGGACGACGACGCCTGGGCCCGGGGTCGCGGCTGGGCCCTGTCGGTCGCCCTCCTGGAGCTCCGGCACTACCGGGAGACCAACCCGGTGATGGCCTCCATCGCCCGCCATGTGATCGCGGAACTCCTCGCGGACGGCACGGCACCGGCGGCGGTCTGACGATCCGTCCTGCCGCACCGCCCCGGATCAGTCCGCGGCGGCGCGCAACCACTCTTCCAGGACGGCGAAGTCCGCTTCGGTGAGACCCTGTCGAGGGTCCACGCGATGCAGCAGGGCGCGTTCCGGATAATGTTCGAAGACCCAGGAACGGTCGATGTCGGTGATCTCGTCGTCGACCCAGGCGAAGCGACGGCCTTGTGCCTGGCAGACCAGGGCGCGGGTCTTCCAGTGGAGCCCACGGACGCCGTGCCACTCGTCGCGCGCGTCCCGCACCGGCGGATCCGGCCAGTCCACGACCGGCAACGGCGGCAGTCCGAGCAGCGGGGCGACGCAGTCGTTCGCTTCGTCCATCCAGGTCGTCGCCCAGACGAGCTCGCACGGGAGCGCCGCGAGCCGGGGCCCGTACGCGGGGTTGATCCTGGCCAGCAGGGGGTTCAGGTCCGCGCCGAGCGGGTCGGGGCAGCCCGGCCGGTGCAGCGGATACGTCGGGTAGCAGTCCGGCGGGCCGCCGAACGGAATCAGCGGCCCGTCGACGTCGAGGAAGAGCAGCGGAAGGTGCGCGTATCCGGTCACTTCGGCACAGTATCGACTGGGGGCCAGGCCCCCACCCGCGCCCGCGCCACGGCATGGCGGGCATGACGGGAGACACGGGTCGTGCGGTCGGCCACGAACCGGCGGGCGCCTGGCGAACGCGGTCACGGTCACGGTCACGGTCACGGTCACGGTCACGGTCACGGTCACGGTCACGGTCACGGTCACGGTCACCTGCAGTGTGCCGGACATCCGTCACTGGGTGCATATGGGGCCCGTCTGCGCCCAGGCTCTGCGCGACTCCGGCGATCGGGAGCGCCGGGACCCGATCCGGCCGTGGCTCGGCCCCGGGGCGCGGGGCTTCGGTGACGGCCCCGCTCGCGTGCCCCGGCGCCGGTCACGCCGTCCCCTTCCGCCCCTTGTGAGGTTCCCGAAACCGCCGATTGACCAAGCAGGCGGTGAATAGGGCTGGTTGACCGGGTGAAGAGTGCGCAACCATGTCCACATGACCGCGGCCCATCGCGCCATGACCCAGCTGGAGTCGTGGCCGAACCTGGTAAGTGGCTCTCCCCGGTGCGCCGTAGGGCGCTCCTTCGGGACAGCAGGGTGCGACATCGTGCATTTCCATGCCAACGATGCAGCAGATCTGTACCTCACCCGGACGGCGGTCGAACGCCTCCTTCCCCAGCTGCGCGACAGCACCGCGATCCGGGTGCGCCCCGGTGCCTCATGGATCACCGTGCTGCTCGACTGCGACGACGACGTGGCGCTCCTGCTGACACTCATCAGCGTGGCGCTCAAGGAACACGACGCGGTCAGGGGGCCCGAGGAGGAGTACGGCGGGCCTCACACCGCCCGTACGGCTCCGCCGTGCGACTGGGAGCCGCGGGCGGCGCCTTCGCCGCGGGCGGCCGGGCCGGTGGCAACGTCCGTTCATCACGGCCGCGTTCACGACGCGTGGAAGGCCGTCGGCCGGATGCTGCCGCACGGACACTGACGGGAGCGCCGGGGCGCGTGAGCGGGAGTCCGCGACGGGGACCCGGCAACCGGCCTCAGCCGCACGTCAGTTGCCGCCGCCCGCCCCTATCTCGGCGCCCCGCGCCGCCCCCGTGCTGTCGCGTTCGATCAGTCCCGGCAGCGGCACCTGCACCGTCCGCGAGGGGCCGCCGTCCAGGAGTGCCGTCAGTTCCTGGGCCGCGGTCCGGCCGAACTGGACCGTGTCGCGGGAGAGTGCCGACAGCCAGGGCTTGACCATGCGGCACAGCGGGGAGTCCTCCCAGGCCACCACCGAGACGTCGCCGGGAACCGAGAAGCCCAGCTCACCGGCGGCGGCGACTCCGGCGACGGCCATCACATCGTTGTCGTAGACCAGCGCGGTCGGGGGTGTGTCGCCCTCCATCACGCGGCGGGTGACCGCGGCGCCCTCGGCGTCCGAGTAGTCCGTGGTCACGGAGCGCACCTCGGTCAGTCCGCGCCGCTCGGCCTCGGCGCGCAGGGTGCGGATGCGCCGCTCGGTGTGCGCGAGGCCCGGCAGGCCGGCGATGTGGACGATGCGGCGGTGCCCGAGCGCGTACAGCTCGTCGACGACCGACGCCATCGCGCCGGCGTCGTCCGCCCACACCGTGGACATGCCGGGGTGCTCCGCGTCGGGCACTCCGCCAATCACCACGGCGGGCAGCCCGAGTTCGTCGAGGAGGGCGGGGCGCGGGTCGGCGGTGCGGGGGTCGACGACGAGCACGCCGTCCACCCGGTGTTCGGCCCACCAGCGCCGGTAGACGGCGCACTCCGCCTCGACGTCCTCCACCACCTGGAACAGCAGGCCGAGGTGGCGTTCCGCCAGGACCTCCTGGATGCCCGAGATGAGCTGGAGGAAGAACGAGTCCACGCCCAGCGTGTCCGCGGGGCGGGCCACGACGAGTCCGACCGTGGCCGCGCCTTCGCCGGACAGGGCACGGGCCGCCGTACTGGGCCGCCAGCCGAGCTGTTCGGCAACCCGCCGCACCCGGTCACGGGTGACCTCGGAGACCCCTGGCCGGTCGTTGAGTGCGAACGACACGGCGCTCTCCGACACACCCGCCCTGAGCGCGATGTCCTTCATGGTCGGTCGGCGCGCGGGAGACCGCTTGGCTGGCACAGCTGCCCCTTTCCCCGTGGAGCCCCGGTGGGTTCCGCGGACCAGCGTAGCGCATGCTACCTGCGCACTAATGCGCTTGAGCTTAAGGCCCTAAAGCGCATTAGTCTCGCATCGCAAAAGGTCTACTCCACTGCTCTGACCAGGGACTATTTGATGTGACTCCCAGCAGTTTCCGAGAATGCATTGACTTTTTCCGTGATCGCAATGCAGGGTCTGCACGGCAACATTCGACGCCGCCGCAAAGGAGCCGTGTCACCGTGCCCATCTCTCGCAGAGCACTAGCCGCTGCCGCCGCCATCGCTGTCGTCCTGCCGCTGAGCGCGTGCGGCTCCGGGGGTGACGACAGCGGCTCGACGGACGCCTCGGGCAAGATCCAAGGCAGCATCACGTTCCAGACGTGGAATCTCAGGGCCAACTTCAAGCCGTACTTTGACGGCCTGGTCAAGGACTTCGAGAAGAAGTACCCCGGCACCCATGTGAAGTGGATCGACCAGCCCGGCGAGGGCTACGCCGACAAGATCAGCGCGGACGCCGCCGGCGGCACGCTGCCCGATGTCGTCAACGTCTCCCCCGACCTCGTGGCCCCGCTCGCCAAGGCCGGTCTCGCGCTCGACCTCGACAAGGCGGCGCCGAAGTACAAGAAGGAGTACCTGCCGGGCGCCTGGGCGAGCCACCAGATACCGGGCATGGACGGCACCTACGCCTTCCCCTGGTACCTCAACACCGGGCCGCTGTTCTACAACAAGGGCCTGTTCAAGAAGGCCGGGCTCGACGCGTCCAAGCCCCCGAAGACGTACGACGCGCTGTTCGACGACGCGCTCCGCCTCGCCAAGAAGAGCAAGGGCAAGGTGGCCACGCTCGCCAACGTCCCCACCATCGAGGACTTCGGCCGCTACGGCGCCCCACTCATGAACAAGGAGGGCACCGGCTTCGCGTTCAACGACGCCAAGGGTGTCGAACTCCTCACGAAGTACAAGGAGTTGTACGACGCGAAGGCGCTCGACCCGCAGGCTCTGACCGCGACGCCCGAGTCGACCGGCAAGAAGTTCCTGACCGGGGCCGTGGCGATGAACCCGGGCAGCGCGCTCGACCTGTCGAAGTTCAAGAAGGAGGCGCCGAGCCTCTACAAGAACATCGGGATCACGGACCAGATCACCAGCACCGGCAAGGTGAACATGTACGTGATGGGCGTGATGGTGAACTCGCGCTCCAAGCAGAAGCCCGCGGCCGTGGCCTTCGCGCACTACGTCACCGACGCGCAGCACCAGATGGAGTTCGCCAAGAAGGTCGCCATCTTCCCGAGCACCGCCGGCTCCCTGGACGATCCGTACTTCACGAAGCAGGACGGCTCGGACGAGACGCGGGTGCGGATCGCGGCGGCCGACTCCCTGAAGTCCGCGGTCAACTACACGCCGGTCCTGTTCAGCGAGCAGATGAAGACCGAGCTGCGGAACTCCGTCGCCAAGGCCCTGCAGGGCAAGGAGAGTCCCAAGACCGCTCTTGACAACGCTGTCAAGGCCTGCGACCGGCTGCTCCAGCAGCAGGGCTGAGCCCCGGAGCCGTACATCATGACGAGTCCCCTTCCGACCGTGAAGACCGCCGCCGAGACCTCGGCGGACA encodes the following:
- a CDS encoding LacI family DNA-binding transcriptional regulator, which encodes MPAKRSPARRPTMKDIALRAGVSESAVSFALNDRPGVSEVTRDRVRRVAEQLGWRPSTAARALSGEGAATVGLVVARPADTLGVDSFFLQLISGIQEVLAERHLGLLFQVVEDVEAECAVYRRWWAEHRVDGVLVVDPRTADPRPALLDELGLPAVVIGGVPDAEHPGMSTVWADDAGAMASVVDELYALGHRRIVHIAGLPGLAHTERRIRTLRAEAERRGLTEVRSVTTDYSDAEGAAVTRRVMEGDTPPTALVYDNDVMAVAGVAAAGELGFSVPGDVSVVAWEDSPLCRMVKPWLSALSRDTVQFGRTAAQELTALLDGGPSRTVQVPLPGLIERDSTGAARGAEIGAGGGN
- a CDS encoding ABC transporter substrate-binding protein encodes the protein MPISRRALAAAAAIAVVLPLSACGSGGDDSGSTDASGKIQGSITFQTWNLRANFKPYFDGLVKDFEKKYPGTHVKWIDQPGEGYADKISADAAGGTLPDVVNVSPDLVAPLAKAGLALDLDKAAPKYKKEYLPGAWASHQIPGMDGTYAFPWYLNTGPLFYNKGLFKKAGLDASKPPKTYDALFDDALRLAKKSKGKVATLANVPTIEDFGRYGAPLMNKEGTGFAFNDAKGVELLTKYKELYDAKALDPQALTATPESTGKKFLTGAVAMNPGSALDLSKFKKEAPSLYKNIGITDQITSTGKVNMYVMGVMVNSRSKQKPAAVAFAHYVTDAQHQMEFAKKVAIFPSTAGSLDDPYFTKQDGSDETRVRIAAADSLKSAVNYTPVLFSEQMKTELRNSVAKALQGKESPKTALDNAVKACDRLLQQQG